One Papaver somniferum cultivar HN1 chromosome 10, ASM357369v1, whole genome shotgun sequence genomic window carries:
- the LOC113316788 gene encoding NAC domain-containing protein 68-like has product MSSPSAKTNTQNAVTDEMKLSSLPSGFTFMPTDAVLMVYYLAKKNLGEALPPNLMKEVPDFYSYHPKELMQKYTGYEPKKPTDWYFFTGKYHGEGDVSHCTAGTNTAGRTNRVRVRVAGQGFWQPTKHISPIYPRDSPNLIGRKHTWDYYEVRDSKEYKTDYVMQEYTTTTAEVRPGGNDSEEEKNKKDEFVLCRIYDRKTRATDDPMIY; this is encoded by the coding sequence ATGTCTTCTCCAAGTGCCAAGACCAACACGCAAAACGCTGTTACTGATGAAATGAAGTTGTCTAGCCTCCCGTCTGGCTTTACATTCATGCCAACAGATGCAGTTTTGATGGTTTACTATCTTGCCAAAAAAAATTTAGGAGAAGCATTACCACCCAACTTAATGAAGGAAGTGCCAGATTTCTATAGCTACCATcctaaagaacttatgcaaaaATACACGGGGTATGAACCGAAGAAACCAACCGATTGGTACTTTTTCACCGGAAAGTACCATGGGGAAGGAGATGTTTCGCATTGCACTGCAGGAACCAACACGGCCGGAAGAACCAACAGGGTTCGGGTTCGTGTTGCAGGGCAGGGATTTTGGCAGCCAACAAAACATATTTCTCCCATCTATCCAAGAGATTCTCCAAATCTAATTGGACGCAAACACACTTGGGATTATTATGAAGTGCGCGATTCTAAAGAATATAAAACTGATTATGTAATGCAAGAATACACCACAACGACGGCAGAAGTTCGACCCGGTGGCAATGATTCTGAGGAGGAAAAGAACAAAAAGGATGAATTCGTTTTGTGCCGAATATACGACAGGAAGACTAGAGCTACAGATGATCCAATGATCTATTGA